From a single Micromonospora pallida genomic region:
- a CDS encoding acyl-CoA dehydrogenase family protein has product MARLAQTPGLTDVQRSILETVREFADKEIIPHAQRLEHADEYPTDILDGMRELGLFGLTIAEEYGGLGESLLTYALVVEELSRGWMSISGIVNTHFIVAYLISQHGSAEQRARLLPRMATGEVRGAFSMSEPECGSDVSAIRSRAVRDGDTFVIDGQKMWLTNGAYSSVVATLVRTDIGADSVYGNMSTFLLEKAPGFGETAPGLTIPGKIDKMGYKGVETTEMVLDGVTVPASAVLGGADQVGRGFYQMMDGIEVGRVNVAARACGISIRAFELAVAYAQQRRTFGQQLAKHQAIAFKLAEMGTKIEAAHALMVNAARLKDAGQRNDVEAGMAKLLASEYCAQVVQEAFRIHGGYGYSKEYEIERLMREAPFLLIGEGTSEIQKTIISRGLLKEYQL; this is encoded by the coding sequence ATGGCCCGACTCGCCCAGACGCCCGGCCTGACCGATGTGCAGCGGTCGATCCTGGAGACGGTCCGGGAGTTCGCGGACAAGGAGATCATCCCGCACGCCCAGCGGCTCGAGCACGCCGACGAGTACCCCACCGACATCCTCGACGGGATGCGGGAGCTGGGGCTCTTCGGGCTGACCATCGCCGAGGAGTACGGCGGCCTGGGCGAGTCGCTGCTCACCTACGCCCTGGTGGTCGAGGAGTTGTCCCGGGGCTGGATGTCCATCTCCGGGATCGTCAACACCCACTTCATCGTGGCGTACCTGATCTCGCAGCACGGCTCGGCGGAGCAGCGGGCGCGGCTGCTGCCGAGGATGGCCACCGGCGAGGTGCGCGGCGCGTTCTCGATGTCCGAGCCGGAGTGCGGCTCGGACGTATCGGCGATCAGGTCGAGGGCGGTCCGCGACGGCGACACCTTCGTCATCGACGGCCAGAAGATGTGGCTGACCAACGGGGCGTACTCGTCGGTGGTGGCGACCCTGGTCAGGACCGACATCGGGGCCGACTCGGTCTACGGCAACATGAGCACCTTCCTGCTGGAGAAGGCACCGGGCTTCGGCGAGACCGCACCCGGCCTGACGATCCCCGGCAAGATCGACAAAATGGGCTACAAGGGCGTCGAGACCACCGAGATGGTGCTCGACGGGGTGACCGTCCCGGCCTCCGCCGTGCTCGGTGGCGCCGACCAGGTCGGCCGTGGCTTCTACCAGATGATGGACGGCATCGAGGTCGGCCGGGTCAACGTGGCCGCCCGGGCCTGCGGCATCTCCATCCGCGCCTTCGAGCTGGCCGTCGCCTACGCCCAGCAGCGCCGGACCTTCGGCCAGCAACTGGCGAAGCACCAGGCCATCGCCTTCAAGCTGGCCGAGATGGGTACGAAGATCGAGGCCGCGCACGCCCTCATGGTCAACGCCGCCCGGCTCAAGGACGCCGGCCAGCGCAACGACGTCGAGGCCGGGATGGCCAAGCTGCTCGCCAGCGAGTACTGCGCCCAGGTGGTCCAGGAGGCGTTCCGCATCCACGGCGGCTACGGCTACTCCAAGGAGTACGAGATTGAGCGGCTGATGCGCGAAGCCCCGTTCCTGCTGATCGGTGAGGGCACCTCGGAGATCCAGAAGACGATCATCTCTCGCGGGTTGCTCAAGGAGTACCAGCTCTGA
- a CDS encoding DUF4190 domain-containing protein yields the protein MSYPPPSEPGWGEQPYKGEQPQPHWGQQPHYGEPPPYAPPPPYGQFGPPPPTSGNTNVMAILSLVFAFVFSPAGIVLGHMARKQIRQTHEQGEQLALWGMILSYVFTGLYLLFCCGWLGLVVWAGANSGTTT from the coding sequence GTGAGTTACCCGCCACCGTCCGAGCCGGGTTGGGGCGAGCAGCCGTACAAGGGCGAGCAGCCGCAACCGCACTGGGGTCAGCAGCCGCACTACGGCGAGCCGCCGCCGTACGCGCCCCCGCCGCCGTACGGACAGTTCGGACCGCCCCCGCCCACCAGCGGGAACACGAACGTGATGGCGATCCTGTCGCTGGTCTTCGCGTTCGTGTTCTCCCCGGCCGGCATCGTCCTCGGGCACATGGCCCGTAAGCAGATCCGGCAGACCCACGAGCAGGGCGAGCAGCTCGCCCTCTGGGGCATGATCCTGAGCTACGTCTTCACCGGGCTCTACCTGCTGTTCTGCTGCGGCTGGCTCGGCCTGGTGGTGTGGGCCGGCGCGAACAGCGGCACCACCACCTGA
- a CDS encoding SDR family NAD(P)-dependent oxidoreductase, which produces MAIDARADRPSRSRRDASRPGMARRTRASLAAALADQDDPVPLPEPVTMRLDGRVALVTGAGSPDGIGYATARRLTDLGARVAIVSTTRRIHERASELGATGFVADLTDEAEVAALADAVAEQLGEVEVLVNNAGLASRASPEVLRPVAQLSYDEWRAEIDRNLNTAFLCSRAFIGGMAERGWGRIVNLAATAGAVNALPTEAAYSAAKAGVVGLTRALAMEMIADGVTVNAVAPGTIHTAASTVAEIKHGLGTPVGRPGTPDEVAAAIVFLCSPAASYITGQMLVVDGGNSVREAQFR; this is translated from the coding sequence ATGGCGATTGACGCGCGCGCGGACCGTCCCAGCCGATCCCGTCGGGACGCGAGCCGCCCGGGGATGGCCCGACGGACCCGTGCCTCGCTTGCGGCGGCACTGGCCGACCAGGACGATCCGGTGCCCCTGCCCGAGCCGGTGACCATGCGGCTGGACGGGCGGGTGGCGCTGGTGACCGGCGCCGGCAGCCCGGACGGCATCGGTTACGCCACGGCACGCCGGCTGACCGATCTCGGTGCCCGGGTCGCCATCGTCTCCACCACCCGGCGAATCCACGAGCGGGCCAGTGAACTCGGGGCCACCGGGTTCGTCGCCGACCTCACTGACGAAGCCGAGGTAGCCGCATTGGCCGACGCCGTCGCGGAGCAGCTCGGCGAGGTCGAGGTGCTGGTCAACAACGCCGGTCTGGCCAGCCGGGCGAGCCCGGAGGTGCTGCGTCCGGTGGCCCAGCTCAGCTACGACGAGTGGCGGGCGGAGATCGACCGGAACCTGAACACCGCGTTCCTGTGCAGCCGGGCGTTCATTGGGGGCATGGCCGAGCGCGGCTGGGGACGGATCGTGAACCTCGCGGCCACCGCCGGGGCGGTCAACGCCCTGCCCACCGAGGCGGCGTACTCGGCGGCGAAGGCGGGCGTGGTCGGGCTGACCCGGGCGCTGGCCATGGAGATGATCGCCGACGGGGTGACGGTCAACGCGGTGGCGCCGGGCACCATCCACACTGCGGCGTCGACCGTGGCGGAGATCAAGCACGGGCTCGGCACCCCGGTCGGGCGGCCCGGTACGCCCGACGAGGTGGCCGCCGCGATCGTCTTCCTCTGCTCGCCGGCCGCCTCGTACATCACCGGGCAGATGCTCGTGGTGGACGGCGGGAACAGCGTCCGCGAGGCGCAGTTCCGCTGA
- a CDS encoding DUF4190 domain-containing protein has translation MTYPSPSEWQDPARSDPSSAPPVDPTRSMTDPPVPAQPAGVDPYSPEQPAGADPYIPAQPAGADPYVPVQPTSGQPVADAYGTPGYAAGYPTPGYAAPGHPPAGYPPAGYPPAGYPAYPYPPARRTNTLALVALIMSLVGIASCATAPVGAILGHVAQRQIRETGEDGEGMAKAAIIVGWVLTGLIGLGVAIYVAVIVFAVSQSGGSTY, from the coding sequence ATGACATATCCCTCACCCTCGGAATGGCAGGACCCGGCCCGGTCGGATCCCTCCTCCGCCCCACCGGTCGACCCGACCCGGTCGATGACCGACCCGCCGGTGCCGGCGCAGCCGGCCGGGGTGGACCCGTACTCCCCAGAGCAGCCGGCCGGGGCCGACCCGTACATTCCGGCGCAGCCGGCCGGGGCCGACCCGTACGTTCCGGTGCAGCCGACCTCGGGGCAGCCCGTCGCCGACGCGTACGGGACGCCTGGCTACGCCGCGGGCTACCCGACGCCCGGCTACGCCGCCCCGGGGCACCCGCCGGCCGGCTACCCTCCGGCCGGCTACCCTCCGGCGGGCTACCCGGCGTACCCCTACCCGCCGGCCCGACGGACCAACACCCTCGCCCTGGTGGCGCTGATCATGTCGCTGGTGGGCATCGCCTCCTGCGCCACCGCACCGGTCGGCGCGATCCTCGGCCACGTCGCCCAGCGGCAGATCCGGGAGACGGGCGAGGACGGCGAGGGCATGGCGAAGGCCGCGATCATCGTCGGCTGGGTGCTCACCGGCCTCATCGGCCTGGGGGTCGCGATCTACGTCGCAGTCATCGTCTTCGCGGTGTCGCAGTCGGGCGGCAGCACCTACTGA